The following are encoded in a window of Strigops habroptila isolate Jane chromosome 9, bStrHab1.2.pri, whole genome shotgun sequence genomic DNA:
- the ACAN gene encoding aggrecan core protein isoform X1 — translation MTTLLLVFVCLQVITAATSVELSDSSDGLEVKIPEQSPLRVILGSSLNIPCYFNIPEEQDTSALLTPRIKWSKLSNGTEVVLLVATGGKTRLNTEYREVISLPNYPAIPTDATLEIKALRSNHTGIYRCEVMYGIEDRQDTIEVLVKGVVFHYRAISTRYTLNFEKAKQACIQNSAVIATPEQLQAAYEDGYEQCDAGWLADQTVRYPIHWPRERCYGDKDEFPGVRTYGVREPDETYDVYCYAEQMQGKVFYATDPEKFTFQEAFDKCRSLGARLATTGELYLAWKDGMDVCSAGWLADRSVRYPISRARPNCGGNLVGVRTVYLYVNQTGYPHPDSRYDAICYSGDDVETLVPGQFIDETGSELGSAFTVQTVTRTEVELSLPRNATEEEARGSIATLEPMDITPTATELYEGFTVLPDLFATSVTVETAAPEEENVTRGDVTGVWAVPEQVTTVTLGTAITTEMAEVSTVEEVVEVTATPGLESASALTVEDQLVQVTAAPGVGLIPKQPISPTGVVFHYRAGTSRYAFSFVQAQQACLENNAVIATPEQLQAAYEAGFDQCDAGWLRDQTVRYPIVNPRSNCVGDKENSPGVRSYGMRPASEAYDVYCYIDRLKGEVFFATQPEQFTFPEAQQYCESQNATLASVGQLHAAWKQGLDRCYAGWLADGSLRYPIVSPRPACGGDAPGVRTIYQHYNRTGFPDPLSRHHAFCFRALPPAEEEGVTSFFEEDMLATQVIPGVEGVPSGEEVTVETEFATQPENQTAWGTEVFATDVSLLSVTPSAFPPATVIPEETHTDASVSEVSGEVTESGEHQVSGESSASGWVSGVPDTSGEPSSGVFGLGGEHSGIGESGLPSVDLHTSGFLPEESGLPSGDLSGVTSGIVDISGLSSAEGDISVSTSRIPEISGMPSGVESSGLPFGFSGETSGTELVSGVSSGEESGLASGFPTVSLVDTTLVEVATTAPERREEGKGSIGVSGEGDLSGFPSTEWDTSGRAQGLPLGEELSGEPSGGPELRGEPSGVPELSGEPSGRSELSGEPSGVPELSGEPSGRSELSGEPSGVPELSGEPSEGFELSGLPSGLDVSGEPSGIHEISGLVDLSGFTSGTDGSGEALGITFVDASLEEVTTTPSVTGAEAKEILEISGLPSGGEHASGMASGSSDISGEPSGHVDFGGSVSGVLEISGHPSGVIDSSGEVSGVDVTSGLLSGEESGLASGFPTVSLVDTTLMEVVTQTSVAQEVGEGPSGVIEISGFPSGDRGLSGEGSGVVETSGFPSGTGDFSGEPSGIPYITGDIPGATDLSGQSSAVTDVSGEASGLPEVTLVTSDLEEVVTRPTVSQELGGETAVTFPYGFGPSGEASASGELSGETSALPESGVETSTAYEISGETPAFPETSIETSTIQEISGETSAFHETSVETSTIHEISGETSAFPEFSIETSTIPEISGETSAFPEVFIETSTSQEARGETSGYPEISIETSTAQEVSGETSAFPDSTETSTIQEISGEASAFPEIRIETSTSQDISGETSAFPEIRIETFTSQEARGETSGYPEISIETSTVHETSGEISAFPEISIQTSTVHEISGETSAFPEITIETSTVHEISGETSAFPEITIETSTVHEISGESSAFPEIRIETSTNQEARGETSAYPEITIETSTVHETSGEMSAFPEISIETSTVHETSGETPVFPEISIETSTVHETSGETPVFPEISIETSTVHETSGETPVFPEISIETSTIHDVSGETSAFPEISIETSTVHEISGETSAFPEIRIETSTSQEARGEPSAFPEINIETSTVHEISGETSAFPEISIETPTSQEARGETSAYPEISIEKSTVKEVSGETSAFPEIRIETSTDQDARGETSALPETSIETSTVHEISGETSAFPEISRETSTVHETSGEASTLPAANIDTAATSLASGDPTGAPEEKEIPDAISGSVTHSLAGIAGESSVPDIVISTSAPDVEPAQGPRNSEEAQLEIEPSPPAVSGQETEAAVVLDNPHLLATATPALPQVPQEAIDTLGPTTEDTDECHSSPCLNGATCVDGIDSFKCLCLPSYGGDLCEIDQENCEEGWTKFQGHCYRHFEDRETWMDAEARCRQHQAHLSSIITPEEQEFVNSHAQDYQWIGLSDRAVENDFRWSDGHSLQFENWRPNQPDNFFAAGEDCVVMIWHEQGEWNDVPCNYHLPFTCKKGTVACGDPPVVENARTFGRKKDRYEINSMVRYQCNQGYIQRHVPTIRCQPNGQWEEPRISCTNPSNYQRRLYKRSPRSRSKPSGRAVHRPTH, via the exons ATGACCACTTTACTATtagtgtttgtgtgtttgcaagtCATCACCGCAGCCACCTCTGTGGAGCTCTCAG ACAGTAGTGATGGCCTGGAAGTCAAGATACCTGAGCAGTCTCCCCTGCGTGTTATCCTGGGAAGCTCCCTGAACATCCCCTGTTACTTCAACATCCCAGAGGAACAGGACACCAGTGCTCTGCTAACCCCAAGGATCAAATGGAGCAAGCTCTCCAATGGAACCGAAGTTGTCTTGCTAGTGGCCACCGGTGGGAAAACCCGGCTCAACACCGAGTACAGGGAGGTGATCTCTTTGCCCAACTATCCCGCCATCCCCACCGATGCCACTTTGGAAATCAAGGCACTGAGATCCAACCATACTGGGATTTATCGCTGTGAAGTGATGTACGGGATTGAGGACAGACAAGACACAATAGAGGTCCTAGTGAAAG GCGTTGTATTCCACTACAGAGCAATCTCCACAAGGTACACCTTGAACtttgagaaagcaaagcaggCCTGTATCCAGAACAGCGCTGTCATTGCTACTCCCGAGCAGCTGCAAGCTGCCTACGAGGATGGGTACGAGCAGTGTgatgctggctggctggctgatCAGACTGTCAG GTACCCCATCCACTGGCCCCGGGAGCGCTGCTACGGTGACAAGGATGAATTTCCAGGAGTGAGGACCTACGGTGTCCGTGAGCCAGATGAAACCTATGATGTTTACTGCTATGCAGAGCAAATGCAAG GTAAAGTCTTCTACGCCACCGACCCCGAGAAGTTCACCTTCCAAGAAGCTTTTGACAAGTGCCGCAGTTTGGGAGCCCGTTTGGCCACCACGGGGGAGCTGTACCTGGCCTGGAAGGACGGCATGGAtgtgtgcagtgctggctggctggccGATCGCAGTGTCCGCTACCCCATCTCCAGAGCACGGCCCAACTGCGGAGGGAACCTGGTGGGAGTGCGCACGGTGTACCTGTACGTCAACCAAACCGGGTACCCTCACCCCGACTCTCGCTACGATGCCATCTGCTATAGTG GGGATGACGTTGAGACTCTGGTGCCAGGGCAGTTCATCGACGAGACTGGAAGCGAGCTGGGCAGTGCTTTCACTGTGCAGACCGTCACCCGGACAGAGGTGGAGCTGTCACTGCCTCGCAATGCCACGGAGGAGGAGGCCCGCGGCAGCATTGCCACGCTGGAGCCTATGGACATCACCCCTACTGCCACCGAGCTCTACGAGGGCTTCACTGTCCTGCCCGATCTCTTTGCCACCAGTGTCACAGTAGAGACAGCTGCCCCAGAGGAGGAGAACGTGACCAGGGGGGATGTGACAGGGGTATGGGCTGTACCTGAACAGGTCACCACCGTCACCTTAGGCACTGCCATCACCACCGAAATGGCAGAGGTGAGCACGGTGGAAGAGGTCGTGGAGGTGACTGCCACACCAGGACTAGAGTCTGCTTCAGCACTGACAGTGGAAGATCAGCTTGTGCAAGTGACAGCAGCCCCTGGTGTCGGTCTCATCCCCAAGCAGCCTATCTCCCCTACGG GTGTGGTGTTTCACTACCGTGCTGGCACCAGCAGATACGCCTTCTCCTTCGTCCAAGCCCAGCAGGCCTGCCTGGAGAACAACGCAGTTATCGCCACTCCAGAACAGCTCCAGGCTGCCTATGAGGCTGGGTTTGACCAGTGCGATGCCGGCTGGCTGCGGGACCAGACAGTCAG GTATCCCATTGTGAACCCCCGAAGTAACTGTGTAGGAGACAAAGAGAATTCTCCAGGCGTACGGTCGTACGGCATGCGCCCAGCCTCAGAGGCCTATGATGTGTACTGCTACATCGACAGGCTCAAGG GAGAGGTGTTCTTTGCAACCCAGCCAGAGCAGTTCACCTTCCCAGAAGCTCAGCAGTACTGTGAGAGCCAAAACGCCACGCTAGCCTCTGTTGGCCAACTCCACGCCGCCTGGAAGCAGGGTCTGGACAGATGCTATGCTGGCTGGTTAGCCGATGGCAGCCTCCGCTATCCCATTGTGAGCCCCCGTCCTGCCTGCGGTGGGGATGCACCTGGAGTGAGAACCATCTACCAGCACTACAACCGGACGGGCTTCCCCGACCCACTGTCCCGGCATCACGCCTTCTGCTTCAGAG CTCTGCCGCCTGCGGAGGAGGAAGGGGTCACCTCATTCTTTGAAGAAGATATGCTGGCAACCCAAGTGATCCCTGGAGTGGAGGGGGTACCCTCTGGGGAGGAGGTGACTGTGGAGACAGAGTTTGCCACTCAACCTGAGAATCAGACAGCCTGGGGGACCGAGGTCTTTGCAACCGATGTGTCACTGCTCTCAG tgaccccatctgcttttcctcctgctacAGTAATACCAGAGGAAACACATACAGATGCTTCTGTCAGTGAAGTGTCAGGGGAGGTGACTGAATCTGGAGAGCATCAAGTCAGTGGTGAATCTTCAGCATCTGGGTGGGTATCTGGAGTCCCGGATACAAGTGGAGAACCATCTTCTGGAGTTTTTGGACTTGGTGGAGAACACTCAGGGATAGGAGAAAGTGGATTACCATCAGTAGACCTGCATACCAGCGGCTTTCTGCCTGAAGAAAGTGGGCTACCCTCAGGGGACCTGAGCGGCGTGACTTCTGGAATTGTTGATATCAGTGGCTTATCTTCTGCAGAGGGAGATATTTCGGTGTCTACTTCCAGGATACCAGAAATCAGTGGGATGCCATCTGGAGTGGAAAGCAGTGGGCTGCCTTTTGGATTTAGCGGAGAAACATCTGGCACTGAACTAGTCAGTGGTGTGTCGTCTGGAGAAGAAAGTGGACTTGCCTCTGGTTTTCCTACGGTCTCTCTTGTGGATACCACATTGGTGGAAGTTGCAACAACAGCACCGGAACGGcgagaggagggaaagggatcCATCGGAGTCAGTGGTGAAGGAGATCTGTCAGGGTTCCCATCCACTGAGTGGGACACCAGTGGCAGAGCCCAAGGCTTACCCTTAGGAGAAGAGCTCAGCGGGGAGCCCTCTGGAGGGCCTGAGCTCAGGGGGGAACCTTCTGGGGTACCCGAGCTCAGCGGGGAGCCCTCTGGAAGGTCTGAGCTCAGCGGGGAGCCTTCTGGGGTACCTGAGCTCAGCGGGGAGCCCTCTGGAAGGTCTGAGCTCAGCGGGGAGCCTTCTGGGGTACCTGAGCTCAGCGGGGAGCCCTCCGAAGGGTTTGAGCTCAGCGGGTTGCCCTCAGGACTGGATGTCAGTGGAGAGCCATCTGGAATACATGAGATCAGTGGCCTGGTGGACTTAAGTGGCTTTACTTCTGGTACCGATGGAAGCGGTGAGGCCTTGGGCATTACTTTTGTAGATGCCAGTTTGGAGGAAGTGACCACAACCCCCTCAGTTACTGGAGCAGAAGCAAAAGAGATCTTGGAAATCAGTGGATTGCCTTCAGGAGGTGAACATGCATCAGGCATGGCATCCGGGAGCTCAGACATCAGTGGTGAGCCTTCCGGGCATGTGGACTTTGGTGGGAGTGTTTCTGGAGTGCTTGAGATTAGCGGGCATCCGAGTGGAGTGATCGACAGCAGTGGAGAAGTCTCTGGAGTTGATGTCACCAGTGGGTTACTGTCTGGAGAGGAAAGCGGGCTCGCCTCTGGCTTTCCCACAGTCTCTCTTGTGGATACCACTTTGATGGAAGTTGTAACACAGACGTCAGTTGCACAAGAAGTGGGAGAAGGGCCATCTGGGGTAATAGAAATCAGTGGATTTCCTTCTGGAGACAGAGGACTATCTGGAGAAGGGTCTGGAGTCGTGGAGACTAGTGGGTTTCCTTCCGGGACAGGAGACTTCAGTGGAGAGCCATCCGGGATTCCATACATCACTGGAGACATTCCTGGAGCCACAGATCTAAGTGGCCAATCCTCAGCAGTGACTGATGTTAGTGGGGAAGCCTCAGGGCTTCCAGAAGTCACTTTGGTCACTTCTGACTTAGAAGAAGTTGTGACAAGACCAACAGTATCACAGGAACTGGGTGGGGAAACAGCCGTCACGTTCCCCTACGGTTTTGGGCCAAGTGGTGAGGCCTCTGCATCTGGTGAACTAAGTGGGGAAACATCTGCATTGCCAGAAAGTGGTGTAGAAACATCAACAGCTTATGAAATCAGTGGTGAAACACCTGCATTTCCTGAAACTAGCATAGAAACATCTACGATTCAAGAAATCAGTGGCGAAACATCTGCATTTCATGAAACTAGTGTAGAAACATCCACGATTCATGAAATCAGTGGGGAGACATCTGCCTTTCCTGAATTTAGCATAGAAACATCAACAATCCCAGAAATCAGTGGGGAAACATCTGCATTTCCTGAAGTTTTCATAGAAACATCCACAAGTCAAGAAGCTAGGGGTGAGACGTCTGGCTATCCTGAAATCAGCATAGAGACATCCACAGCTCAAGAAGTAAGTGGGGAAACCTCTGCGTTTCCTGACAGCACAGAAACATCCACAATACAAGAAATCAGTGGGGAAGCATCTGCATTTCCTGAGATTAGAATAGAAACATCCACAAGTCAAGACATCAGTGGGGAAACATCTGCATTTCCTGAAATCAGAATAGAAACGTTCACAAGTCAAGAAGCCAGGGGTGAGACGTCTGGCTATCCTGAAATCAGCATAGAAACATCCACAGTCCATGAAACCAGTGGGGAAATATCTGCCTTTCCTGAGATTAGCATACAAACCTCAACAGTCCATGAAATCAGTGGAGAAACATCTGCCTTTCCTGAAATTACCATAGAAACTTCGACAGTCCATGAAATCAGTGGAGAAACATCTGCCTTTCCTGAAATTACCATAGAAACTTCGACAGTCCATGAAATCAGTGGAGAAAGTTCTGCGTTTCCTGAAATCAGAATAGAAACATCCACAAATCAAGAAGCCAGGGGTGAAACCTCTGCCTATCCAGAAATTACTATAGAAACATCCACAGTCCATGAAACCAGTGGGGAAATGTCTGCCTTTCCTGAAATAAGCATAGAAACCTCTACGGTCCATGAAACCAGTGGAGAAACACCTGTATTTCCCGAAATCAGCATAGAAACCTCGACAGTCCATGAAACCAGTGGAGAAACACCTGTATTTCCCGAAATCAGCATAGAAACCTCGACAGTCCATGAAACCAGTGGAGAAACACCTGTATTTCCTGAAATCAGCATAGAAACTTCGACGATCCATGATGTTAGTGGAGAAACCTCTGCCTTTCCTGAAATTAGCATAGAAACTTCGACAGTCCACGAAATCAGTGGAGAAACATCTGCCTTTCCTGAAATTAGAATAGAAACATCCACAAGTCAAGAAGCCCGAGGTGAACCATCTGCGTTTCCTGAGATCAACATAGAAACTTCCACAGTCCATGAAATCAGTGGGGAAACATCTGCATTCCCTGAGATTAGCATAGAAACACCAACGAGTCAAGAAGCCAGGGGTGAAACATCTGCCTATCCTGAAATTAGCATAGAAAAATCCACAGTTAAAGAAGTAAGTGGGGAAACCTCTGCATTTCCTGAAATCAGAATAGAAACATCCACAGACCAAGATGCCCGGGGTGAAACATCTGCACTTCCTGAGACCAGCATAGAAACATCCACAGTCCACGAAATCAGTGGAGAAACATCTGCATTTCCTGAAATCAGCAGAGAAACATCCACGGTCCATGAAACCAGTGGAGAAGCATCCACATTGCCTGCTGCTAACATCGATACAGCTGCTACATCTTTGGCCAGTGGTGATCCCACTGGTGCTCCCGAGGAGAAGGAAATTCCTGACGCAATATCTGGATCTGTGACGCACTCACTTGCAGGCATTGCAGGGGAAAGCTCTGTCCCAGACATTGTAATTAGTACCAGTGCTCCAGATGTGGAACCAGCACAGGGACCCAGGAACTCTGAAGAGGCTCAGCTCGAAATAGAGCCCTCCCCTCCTGCGGTGTCAGGACAAGAGACGGAGGCAGCCGTTGTTCTAGACAATCCCCATCTGCTGGCCACCGCTACTCCTGCCTTGCCTCAAGTCCCACAAGAAGCAATAGACACGTTAGGACCCACTACAGAAG ACACTGATGAGTGCCACTCAAGCCCCTGTCTGAATGGAGCTACCTGCGTTGATGGCATCGACTCTTTCAAATGCTTATGCCTTCCCAGCTACGGAGGGGACCTGTGTGAGATCG ACCAGGAAAACTGTGAGGAAGGTTGGACCAAGTTCCAGGGCCACTGCTACAGGCACTTTGAAGACAGGGAGACTTGGATGGATGCAGAGGCCAGATGCCGACAACATCAAGCCCACCTGAGCAGTATCATCACCCCAGAGGAGCAAGAATTTGTGAACA GCCATGCACAGGACTACCAGTGGATTGGTCTCAGTGACAGAGCTGTGGAGAATGATTTCCGCTGGTCTGATGGGCACTCCCTG CAATTTGAGAACTGGCGGCCCAACCAACCCGATAACTTCTTCGCGGCGGGTGAGGACTGCGTGGTGATGATCTGGCATGAGCAAGGCGAATGGAACGACGTTCCCTGCAACTATCACCTCCCTTTCACCTGCAAGAAAGGAACAG TGGCCTGCGGGGACCCTCCCGTGGTGGAGAACGCCAGGACCTTTGGTCGGAAGAAGGACCGCTACGAAATCAACTCCATGGTGCGATACCAGTGCAACCAAGGCTACATCCAGCGCCACGTGCCCACGATTCGGTGCCAGCCCAACGGGCAGTGGGAGGAGCCGCGGATATCCTGCACAAACC CCTCCAACTACCAGCGCAGGCTATACAAGAGGAGCCCCAGGAGCCGGTCAAAACCCAGCGGCAGAGCCGTGCACAGACCCACCCATTAG